TGCTGCGGCATCGCGAGCCAGTCGCGGACCGTGGGCCCCTCCGCCGACGCCGCGTCCACGCCGAGCCGGGTACGCAGCCAGCTGCCGAGGTCGTCGACCGACACCCGGTGGTCGACCGCGCCTTCCGTCAACTCCATCTGACCGATGGGGACTTCGGGGTCGGCGAGCCGGAAGTGCGTGGGCCAGCCGTGTACGTGCTTCGGCAGCCGTTCCGCGAGCAGCCGGCGCAGCTCGCCCCCGTGCTCGGCGGCGTCTTCCGGCGCGAGGAACAGATTCAGCCGCGGCCCCCACTCGTGGTCGGCGGACCGGGCCGTGTCGAACCCCAGCACCTCCGACCCCGTGCCGACCCGCGCGGCGGCGTACCGCAGCCCCGGATACGCGCTGTCGAGGACGGGCCGCACCGCCTCCTCGTAGAGGATGCGTGACAGGTCGAGACCGGGGATGAAGTCGGCGCCGAGGGGGGAGCGTTCGTTGTCCACGGGCTCACTGTGCCGGAGGCGGACGGGCCCCGGCCACGCGATAAACGCGCGGCCCCGGGCGCCCGGCCCCGCCGCGTACGGCTCAGTGCGCCGCTCCGCCCACCCGCTCCGCGAGGAAGTCCTCCCAGGTCCGCTGCCCGATGTCGGCCCCGTCGAGGGTCAGATTCTCCCCGGCCCGGTACGCGCGGCCGACCTTGCCCGGAATCCGGAGCGGCACCGTCGGCCGGCGCTTCCCGCTCGCCCGGAGATAGCCGCCGCACAGCTCCCCGAGCCCGTACACCTTCGGCCCGGCGAGGTCGGCCACGCGGCCGGCCGGTTCGCCGAGGGTCAGCTCCACGAGGCGGTCCGCCACGTCGCGGGCGTCGACCGGCTGAAGCCGCAGCCCGCCGGGGACCGGGATCAACGGCAGCTTCGCCATGCCGCGCACCATGGTCAGGGCCAGGTCGTGGAACTGGGCCGCGCGCAGCGTCGTCCAGGGCACCCCGGAACCGGCGACGGCCCGCTCCGCGCCGAACTTGGCTCTGGGATAGCCGAGCGGAATCCGGTCGGCGCCGATGACCGAGATGTAGACCAGGTGCGTTACGCCGGTACGGGACGCGGCCCGCACCAGATTCGCCGTCGCCTCGTCGTCGCCCTTGGCGGCTCCCGCGAGATGCAGGACGGTCTCGGCGCCGTCCACCGCGGCCTCGATCCCCTCGCCCTTGAGC
This window of the Streptomyces niveus genome carries:
- a CDS encoding SDR family oxidoreductase — protein: MTSSILVTGGTGTLGRLVTPALRDTGHQVRVLSRHSRASEGGVEYIAADLLKGEGIEAAVDGAETVLHLAGAAKGDDEATANLVRAASRTGVTHLVYISVIGADRIPLGYPRAKFGAERAVAGSGVPWTTLRAAQFHDLALTMVRGMAKLPLIPVPGGLRLQPVDARDVADRLVELTLGEPAGRVADLAGPKVYGLGELCGGYLRASGKRRPTVPLRIPGKVGRAYRAGENLTLDGADIGQRTWEDFLAERVGGAAH